In one window of Hevea brasiliensis isolate MT/VB/25A 57/8 chromosome 10, ASM3005281v1, whole genome shotgun sequence DNA:
- the LOC110657900 gene encoding protein ENHANCED DOWNY MILDEW 2 isoform X4, whose protein sequence is MASSDEEGEILPQYVSNYHFVDDSGAPVSFSVLPVRWDVNDVSTNLEGTHVALRGTCSNGIQKIYLPVMGWKFELSYVQPEISVFCKAKKWVMLQKPRKVFEQVVRKILITVHWLHFIKKNPNASEKSVWKHLLKTFSTYEDPPSENDLLDHKGLIMEAARRDKDLKAFRSFCTFIGKSEGGETFYEGVQTIIDDDGSEKDFFDTACAICDNGGDILCCNGRCLRSFHPTVADGEESQCASLGYRNKAEYEAIQIFMCENCIYQQHQCFACGRLGFSDRSSSQEVFPCASATCGHFYHPQCVARLLHTGNETQAEELRAKISTGESFVCPAHKCFICKECEDADVDALQFAICRRCPKAYHRKCLPRGIVHAHENNLARAWEGLLPNRRILIYCMEHKIDRQLKTPARDHIIFPKVERRHTLQLMPRQRKLVISKRTEVSDGFAVDRTAVKKPKLIKKLHDCVEIGNSSETEKRYPAHDFEPLKKSNIIHPDKQALKKNICSVSARSSTVDTRNLLSGNNSLVNSGFYPSKFKQQNIVSSKMKNSIPDKPAMKKISSSLPSVGAETKKRILMLMEDVSSSFDAEEFKKRNVPNTLLYCSRNALEKSFTLGLVEASVKAVRTALQNLEKGCSIEDAKTVCQPEILKQIFRWQKKLGIYLTPFLHGARYTSFGRHFTQVGKLKEIVDRLQWYVQDGDMIVDFCCGSNEFSCLLKEKLEQTGKSCLFRNYDIIQAKNDFCFEKKDWLKVGLGELPDGARLIMGLNPPFGVKASLSNIFIKKALEFKPKLIVLITPKETERQKRCI, encoded by the exons ATGGCATCCTCTGATGAAGAGGGTGAGATTTTGCCACAGTATGTGTCGAATTATCATTTTGTTGATGACAGTGGTGCACCGGTCTCGTTTTCGGTTTTGCCAGTCCGGTGGGATGTGAATGATGTATCGACCAACTTGGAAGGAACGCATGTTGCTTTGCGTGGGACTTGCAGTAATGGAATTCAGAAAATTTACCTGCCGGTTATGGGTTGGAAGTTTGAACTTTCTTATGTGCAGCCAGAAATATCTGTTTTCTGTAAGGCCAAGAAATGGGTTATGCTTCAAAAGCCAAGAAAGGTTTTCGAGCAAGTAGTCAGGAAAATCTTGATCACTGTTCACTGGCTTCATTTCATTAAGAAGAATCCGAATGCATCTGAGAAATCCGTGTGGAAACACTTGTTGAAGACCTTCAG CACATATGAGGATCCACCATCTGAGAATGATCTATTGGATCACAAGGGATTAATTATGGAAGCAGCAAGAAGGGATAAAGATTTAAAAGCATTCAGG TCTTTCTGTACCTTTATTGGGAAAAGTGAGGGTGGTGAAACTTTTTATGAG GGTGTTCAAACAATTATTGATGATGATGGCAGTGAAAAGGATTTTTTTGATACAGCTTGTGCAATTTGTGACAATGGTGGTGACATTTTGTG TTGTAACGGGAGGTGCCTGAGATCATTTCACCCAACTGTTGCTGACGGGGAGGAATCTCAATGTGCATCCCTTGGCTATAGAAATAAGGCTGAATATGAA GCAATTCAAATTTTTATGTGTGAAAATTGTATTTATCAGCAGCATCAATGCTTTGCTTGTGGCAGATTGGGCTTTTCTGATAGATCTTCGAGTCAAGAG GTCTTCCCTTGTGCTTCTGCTACTTGTGGCCATTTCTATCACCCACAGTGTGTTGCAAGACTGCTTCATACTGGCAATGAAACTCAAGCAGAAGAACTTAGAGCCAAAATCAGTACAGGGGAGTCTTTTGTTTGTCCTGCTCATAAATGTTTTATTTGTAAGGAATGTGAAGATGCTGATGTTGATGCATTGCAGTTTGCAATATGTAGACGTTGTCCTAAAGCATATCACAGGAAATGTTTgcctag GGGCATAGTTCATGCACATGAAAATAATTTGGCCAGGGCTTGGGAGGGTCTTTTGCCAAATCGAAGGATCCTGATATACTGCAT GGAGCATAAGATTGATAGGCAACTAAAGACTCCTGCTAGAGACCATATAATATTTCCTAAAGTGGAAAGGAGGCACACATTACAGTTGATGCCAAGACAAAGAAAGCTTGTGATATCAAAGAGAACTGAGGTTTCTGATGGTTTTGCTGTAGATAGAACTGCTGTAAAGAAGCCAAAGCTGATCAAAAAGCTCCACGATTGTGTTGAAATTGGCAATTCTTCCGAAACAGAGAAAAGATACCCCGCACATGATTTTGAACCTTtgaaaaaatcaaatataattcaTCCAGATAAACAAGCGTTGAAGAAGAATATTTGTTCTGTCTCTGCCAGGTCATCTACAGTAGACACAAGAAACCTGCTTTCTGGCAATAACTCATTGGTTAACTCAGGATTTTATCCATCGAAGTTTAAACAGCAGAATATTGTTAGCAGTAAAATGAAGAATTCTATCCCAGATAAGCCAGCCATGAAAAAAATAAGTAGTTCATTGCCTTCAGTTGGTGCTGAAACCAAAAAACG AATTCTGATGCTAATGGAAGATGTTTCTTCCTCATTTGATGCTGAAGAATTTAAGAAAAGGAATGTCCCAAATACACTTCTATACTGTTCCAGAAATGCACTGGAAAAGTCATTTACACTAGGATTGGTGGAGGCTTCTGTAAAG GCTGTGCGAACTGCATTACAGAATCTGGAAAAAGGATGTAGTATTGAGGATGCAAAAACTGTTTGTCAACCTGAGATTCTCAAACAGATTTTCAGATGGCAG AAAAAGCTTGGAATCTACCTCACACCTTTTCTCCATGGAGCACGCTATACATCTTTTGGTCGCCATTTTACACAAGTAGGGAAGCTTAAGGAG ATTGTTGATCGGCTCCAGTGGTATGTTCAAGATGGTGATATG ATAGTCGATTTCTGCTGCGGTTCTAATGAATTCAGTTGTCTGCTGAAAGAAAAACTTGAACAAACTGGAAAATCATGCTTATTCAGAAACTATGATATTATTCAAGCTAAG AACGATTTTTGTTTTGAGAAGAAAGATTGGTTGAAGGTTGGTTTAGGCGAATTACCTGATGGTGCACGACTG ATAATGGGGTTGAATCCGCCCTTTGGTGTGAAAGCATCTCTTTCTAATATTTTCATCAAGAAGGCTCTTGAGTTTAAGCCAAAGCTCATTGTTCTTATCACTCCAAAGGAAACTGAAAG ACAAAAACGGTGCATATGA
- the LOC110657900 gene encoding protein ENHANCED DOWNY MILDEW 2 isoform X2: protein MASSDEEGEILPQYVSNYHFVDDSGAPVSFSVLPVRWDVNDVSTNLEGTHVALRGTCSNGIQKIYLPVMGWKFELSYVQPEISVFCKAKKWVMLQKPRKVFEQVVRKILITVHWLHFIKKNPNASEKSVWKHLLKTFSTYEDPPSENDLLDHKGLIMEAARRDKDLKAFRGVQTIIDDDGSEKDFFDTACAICDNGGDILCCNGRCLRSFHPTVADGEESQCASLGYRNKAEYEAIQIFMCENCIYQQHQCFACGRLGFSDRSSSQEVFPCASATCGHFYHPQCVARLLHTGNETQAEELRAKISTGESFVCPAHKCFICKECEDADVDALQFAICRRCPKAYHRKCLPRGIVHAHENNLARAWEGLLPNRRILIYCMEHKIDRQLKTPARDHIIFPKVERRHTLQLMPRQRKLVISKRTEVSDGFAVDRTAVKKPKLIKKLHDCVEIGNSSETEKRYPAHDFEPLKKSNIIHPDKQALKKNICSVSARSSTVDTRNLLSGNNSLVNSGFYPSKFKQQNIVSSKMKNSIPDKPAMKKISSSLPSVGAETKKRILMLMEDVSSSFDAEEFKKRNVPNTLLYCSRNALEKSFTLGLVEASVKAVRTALQNLEKGCSIEDAKTVCQPEILKQIFRWQKKLGIYLTPFLHGARYTSFGRHFTQVGKLKEIVDRLQWYVQDGDMIVDFCCGSNEFSCLLKEKLEQTGKSCLFRNYDIIQAKNDFCFEKKDWLKVGLGELPDGARLIMGLNPPFGVKASLSNIFIKKALEFKPKLIVLITPKETERLDKNGAYDLIWEDDALLSGKAFYLPGSVDVNDNQMESWNLSPPPLYLWSRTDWTVRHMSVAQQCGHI, encoded by the exons ATGGCATCCTCTGATGAAGAGGGTGAGATTTTGCCACAGTATGTGTCGAATTATCATTTTGTTGATGACAGTGGTGCACCGGTCTCGTTTTCGGTTTTGCCAGTCCGGTGGGATGTGAATGATGTATCGACCAACTTGGAAGGAACGCATGTTGCTTTGCGTGGGACTTGCAGTAATGGAATTCAGAAAATTTACCTGCCGGTTATGGGTTGGAAGTTTGAACTTTCTTATGTGCAGCCAGAAATATCTGTTTTCTGTAAGGCCAAGAAATGGGTTATGCTTCAAAAGCCAAGAAAGGTTTTCGAGCAAGTAGTCAGGAAAATCTTGATCACTGTTCACTGGCTTCATTTCATTAAGAAGAATCCGAATGCATCTGAGAAATCCGTGTGGAAACACTTGTTGAAGACCTTCAG CACATATGAGGATCCACCATCTGAGAATGATCTATTGGATCACAAGGGATTAATTATGGAAGCAGCAAGAAGGGATAAAGATTTAAAAGCATTCAGG GGTGTTCAAACAATTATTGATGATGATGGCAGTGAAAAGGATTTTTTTGATACAGCTTGTGCAATTTGTGACAATGGTGGTGACATTTTGTG TTGTAACGGGAGGTGCCTGAGATCATTTCACCCAACTGTTGCTGACGGGGAGGAATCTCAATGTGCATCCCTTGGCTATAGAAATAAGGCTGAATATGAA GCAATTCAAATTTTTATGTGTGAAAATTGTATTTATCAGCAGCATCAATGCTTTGCTTGTGGCAGATTGGGCTTTTCTGATAGATCTTCGAGTCAAGAG GTCTTCCCTTGTGCTTCTGCTACTTGTGGCCATTTCTATCACCCACAGTGTGTTGCAAGACTGCTTCATACTGGCAATGAAACTCAAGCAGAAGAACTTAGAGCCAAAATCAGTACAGGGGAGTCTTTTGTTTGTCCTGCTCATAAATGTTTTATTTGTAAGGAATGTGAAGATGCTGATGTTGATGCATTGCAGTTTGCAATATGTAGACGTTGTCCTAAAGCATATCACAGGAAATGTTTgcctag GGGCATAGTTCATGCACATGAAAATAATTTGGCCAGGGCTTGGGAGGGTCTTTTGCCAAATCGAAGGATCCTGATATACTGCAT GGAGCATAAGATTGATAGGCAACTAAAGACTCCTGCTAGAGACCATATAATATTTCCTAAAGTGGAAAGGAGGCACACATTACAGTTGATGCCAAGACAAAGAAAGCTTGTGATATCAAAGAGAACTGAGGTTTCTGATGGTTTTGCTGTAGATAGAACTGCTGTAAAGAAGCCAAAGCTGATCAAAAAGCTCCACGATTGTGTTGAAATTGGCAATTCTTCCGAAACAGAGAAAAGATACCCCGCACATGATTTTGAACCTTtgaaaaaatcaaatataattcaTCCAGATAAACAAGCGTTGAAGAAGAATATTTGTTCTGTCTCTGCCAGGTCATCTACAGTAGACACAAGAAACCTGCTTTCTGGCAATAACTCATTGGTTAACTCAGGATTTTATCCATCGAAGTTTAAACAGCAGAATATTGTTAGCAGTAAAATGAAGAATTCTATCCCAGATAAGCCAGCCATGAAAAAAATAAGTAGTTCATTGCCTTCAGTTGGTGCTGAAACCAAAAAACG AATTCTGATGCTAATGGAAGATGTTTCTTCCTCATTTGATGCTGAAGAATTTAAGAAAAGGAATGTCCCAAATACACTTCTATACTGTTCCAGAAATGCACTGGAAAAGTCATTTACACTAGGATTGGTGGAGGCTTCTGTAAAG GCTGTGCGAACTGCATTACAGAATCTGGAAAAAGGATGTAGTATTGAGGATGCAAAAACTGTTTGTCAACCTGAGATTCTCAAACAGATTTTCAGATGGCAG AAAAAGCTTGGAATCTACCTCACACCTTTTCTCCATGGAGCACGCTATACATCTTTTGGTCGCCATTTTACACAAGTAGGGAAGCTTAAGGAG ATTGTTGATCGGCTCCAGTGGTATGTTCAAGATGGTGATATG ATAGTCGATTTCTGCTGCGGTTCTAATGAATTCAGTTGTCTGCTGAAAGAAAAACTTGAACAAACTGGAAAATCATGCTTATTCAGAAACTATGATATTATTCAAGCTAAG AACGATTTTTGTTTTGAGAAGAAAGATTGGTTGAAGGTTGGTTTAGGCGAATTACCTGATGGTGCACGACTG ATAATGGGGTTGAATCCGCCCTTTGGTGTGAAAGCATCTCTTTCTAATATTTTCATCAAGAAGGCTCTTGAGTTTAAGCCAAAGCTCATTGTTCTTATCACTCCAAAGGAAACTGAAAG ACTAGACAAAAACGGTGCATATGATTTAATTTGGGAGGATGATGCATTACTTTCAGGCAAG GCATTTTATCTCCCTGGGTCAGTTGATGTGAATGACAATCAAATGGAGAGTTGGAACCTAAGCCCACCTCCACTGTATCTATGGAGCCGTACTGATTGGACTGTCAGGCACATGTCAGTAGCACAACAGTGTGGCCACATATGA
- the LOC110657900 gene encoding protein ENHANCED DOWNY MILDEW 2 isoform X1 — translation MASSDEEGEILPQYVSNYHFVDDSGAPVSFSVLPVRWDVNDVSTNLEGTHVALRGTCSNGIQKIYLPVMGWKFELSYVQPEISVFCKAKKWVMLQKPRKVFEQVVRKILITVHWLHFIKKNPNASEKSVWKHLLKTFSTYEDPPSENDLLDHKGLIMEAARRDKDLKAFRSFCTFIGKSEGGETFYEGVQTIIDDDGSEKDFFDTACAICDNGGDILCCNGRCLRSFHPTVADGEESQCASLGYRNKAEYEAIQIFMCENCIYQQHQCFACGRLGFSDRSSSQEVFPCASATCGHFYHPQCVARLLHTGNETQAEELRAKISTGESFVCPAHKCFICKECEDADVDALQFAICRRCPKAYHRKCLPRGIVHAHENNLARAWEGLLPNRRILIYCMEHKIDRQLKTPARDHIIFPKVERRHTLQLMPRQRKLVISKRTEVSDGFAVDRTAVKKPKLIKKLHDCVEIGNSSETEKRYPAHDFEPLKKSNIIHPDKQALKKNICSVSARSSTVDTRNLLSGNNSLVNSGFYPSKFKQQNIVSSKMKNSIPDKPAMKKISSSLPSVGAETKKRILMLMEDVSSSFDAEEFKKRNVPNTLLYCSRNALEKSFTLGLVEASVKAVRTALQNLEKGCSIEDAKTVCQPEILKQIFRWQKKLGIYLTPFLHGARYTSFGRHFTQVGKLKEIVDRLQWYVQDGDMIVDFCCGSNEFSCLLKEKLEQTGKSCLFRNYDIIQAKNDFCFEKKDWLKVGLGELPDGARLIMGLNPPFGVKASLSNIFIKKALEFKPKLIVLITPKETERLDKNGAYDLIWEDDALLSGKAFYLPGSVDVNDNQMESWNLSPPPLYLWSRTDWTVRHMSVAQQCGHI, via the exons ATGGCATCCTCTGATGAAGAGGGTGAGATTTTGCCACAGTATGTGTCGAATTATCATTTTGTTGATGACAGTGGTGCACCGGTCTCGTTTTCGGTTTTGCCAGTCCGGTGGGATGTGAATGATGTATCGACCAACTTGGAAGGAACGCATGTTGCTTTGCGTGGGACTTGCAGTAATGGAATTCAGAAAATTTACCTGCCGGTTATGGGTTGGAAGTTTGAACTTTCTTATGTGCAGCCAGAAATATCTGTTTTCTGTAAGGCCAAGAAATGGGTTATGCTTCAAAAGCCAAGAAAGGTTTTCGAGCAAGTAGTCAGGAAAATCTTGATCACTGTTCACTGGCTTCATTTCATTAAGAAGAATCCGAATGCATCTGAGAAATCCGTGTGGAAACACTTGTTGAAGACCTTCAG CACATATGAGGATCCACCATCTGAGAATGATCTATTGGATCACAAGGGATTAATTATGGAAGCAGCAAGAAGGGATAAAGATTTAAAAGCATTCAGG TCTTTCTGTACCTTTATTGGGAAAAGTGAGGGTGGTGAAACTTTTTATGAG GGTGTTCAAACAATTATTGATGATGATGGCAGTGAAAAGGATTTTTTTGATACAGCTTGTGCAATTTGTGACAATGGTGGTGACATTTTGTG TTGTAACGGGAGGTGCCTGAGATCATTTCACCCAACTGTTGCTGACGGGGAGGAATCTCAATGTGCATCCCTTGGCTATAGAAATAAGGCTGAATATGAA GCAATTCAAATTTTTATGTGTGAAAATTGTATTTATCAGCAGCATCAATGCTTTGCTTGTGGCAGATTGGGCTTTTCTGATAGATCTTCGAGTCAAGAG GTCTTCCCTTGTGCTTCTGCTACTTGTGGCCATTTCTATCACCCACAGTGTGTTGCAAGACTGCTTCATACTGGCAATGAAACTCAAGCAGAAGAACTTAGAGCCAAAATCAGTACAGGGGAGTCTTTTGTTTGTCCTGCTCATAAATGTTTTATTTGTAAGGAATGTGAAGATGCTGATGTTGATGCATTGCAGTTTGCAATATGTAGACGTTGTCCTAAAGCATATCACAGGAAATGTTTgcctag GGGCATAGTTCATGCACATGAAAATAATTTGGCCAGGGCTTGGGAGGGTCTTTTGCCAAATCGAAGGATCCTGATATACTGCAT GGAGCATAAGATTGATAGGCAACTAAAGACTCCTGCTAGAGACCATATAATATTTCCTAAAGTGGAAAGGAGGCACACATTACAGTTGATGCCAAGACAAAGAAAGCTTGTGATATCAAAGAGAACTGAGGTTTCTGATGGTTTTGCTGTAGATAGAACTGCTGTAAAGAAGCCAAAGCTGATCAAAAAGCTCCACGATTGTGTTGAAATTGGCAATTCTTCCGAAACAGAGAAAAGATACCCCGCACATGATTTTGAACCTTtgaaaaaatcaaatataattcaTCCAGATAAACAAGCGTTGAAGAAGAATATTTGTTCTGTCTCTGCCAGGTCATCTACAGTAGACACAAGAAACCTGCTTTCTGGCAATAACTCATTGGTTAACTCAGGATTTTATCCATCGAAGTTTAAACAGCAGAATATTGTTAGCAGTAAAATGAAGAATTCTATCCCAGATAAGCCAGCCATGAAAAAAATAAGTAGTTCATTGCCTTCAGTTGGTGCTGAAACCAAAAAACG AATTCTGATGCTAATGGAAGATGTTTCTTCCTCATTTGATGCTGAAGAATTTAAGAAAAGGAATGTCCCAAATACACTTCTATACTGTTCCAGAAATGCACTGGAAAAGTCATTTACACTAGGATTGGTGGAGGCTTCTGTAAAG GCTGTGCGAACTGCATTACAGAATCTGGAAAAAGGATGTAGTATTGAGGATGCAAAAACTGTTTGTCAACCTGAGATTCTCAAACAGATTTTCAGATGGCAG AAAAAGCTTGGAATCTACCTCACACCTTTTCTCCATGGAGCACGCTATACATCTTTTGGTCGCCATTTTACACAAGTAGGGAAGCTTAAGGAG ATTGTTGATCGGCTCCAGTGGTATGTTCAAGATGGTGATATG ATAGTCGATTTCTGCTGCGGTTCTAATGAATTCAGTTGTCTGCTGAAAGAAAAACTTGAACAAACTGGAAAATCATGCTTATTCAGAAACTATGATATTATTCAAGCTAAG AACGATTTTTGTTTTGAGAAGAAAGATTGGTTGAAGGTTGGTTTAGGCGAATTACCTGATGGTGCACGACTG ATAATGGGGTTGAATCCGCCCTTTGGTGTGAAAGCATCTCTTTCTAATATTTTCATCAAGAAGGCTCTTGAGTTTAAGCCAAAGCTCATTGTTCTTATCACTCCAAAGGAAACTGAAAG ACTAGACAAAAACGGTGCATATGATTTAATTTGGGAGGATGATGCATTACTTTCAGGCAAG GCATTTTATCTCCCTGGGTCAGTTGATGTGAATGACAATCAAATGGAGAGTTGGAACCTAAGCCCACCTCCACTGTATCTATGGAGCCGTACTGATTGGACTGTCAGGCACATGTCAGTAGCACAACAGTGTGGCCACATATGA
- the LOC110657900 gene encoding protein ENHANCED DOWNY MILDEW 2 isoform X3, with product MASSDEEGEILPQYVSNYHFVDDSGAPVSFSVLPVRWDVNDVSTNLEGTHVALRGTCSNGIQKIYLPVMGWKFELSYVQPEISVFCKAKKWVMLQKPRKVFEQVVRKILITVHWLHFIKKNPNASEKSVWKHLLKTFSTYEDPPSENDLLDHKGLIMEAARRDKDLKAFRSFCTFIGKSEGGETFYEGVQTIIDDDGSEKDFFDTACAICDNGGDILCCNGRCLRSFHPTVADGEESQCASLGYRNKAEYEAIQIFMCENCIYQQHQCFACGRLGFSDRSSSQEVFPCASATCGHFYHPQCVARLLHTGNETQAEELRAKISTGESFVCPAHKCFICKECEDADVDALQFAICRRCPKAYHRKCLPRGIVHAHENNLARAWEGLLPNRRILIYCMEHKIDRQLKTPARDHIIFPKVERRHTLQLMPRQRKLVISKRTEVSDGFAVDRTAVKKPKLIKKLHDCVEIGNSSETEKRYPAHDFEPLKKSNIIHPDKQALKKNICSVSARSSTVDTRNLLSGNNSLVNSGFYPSKFKQQNIVSSKMKNSIPDKPAMKKISSSLPSVGAETKKRILMLMEDVSSSFDAEEFKKRNVPNTLLYCSRNALEKSFTLGLVEASVKAVRTALQNLEKGCSIEDAKTVCQPEILKQIFRWQKKLGIYLTPFLHGARYTSFGRHFTQVGKLKEIVDRLQWYVQDGDMIVDFCCGSNEFSCLLKEKLEQTGKSCLFRNYDIIQAKNDFCFEKKDWLKVGLGELPDGARLIMGLNPPFGVKASLSNIFIKKALEFKPKLIVLITPKETERLDKNGAYDLIWEDDALLSGKLM from the exons ATGGCATCCTCTGATGAAGAGGGTGAGATTTTGCCACAGTATGTGTCGAATTATCATTTTGTTGATGACAGTGGTGCACCGGTCTCGTTTTCGGTTTTGCCAGTCCGGTGGGATGTGAATGATGTATCGACCAACTTGGAAGGAACGCATGTTGCTTTGCGTGGGACTTGCAGTAATGGAATTCAGAAAATTTACCTGCCGGTTATGGGTTGGAAGTTTGAACTTTCTTATGTGCAGCCAGAAATATCTGTTTTCTGTAAGGCCAAGAAATGGGTTATGCTTCAAAAGCCAAGAAAGGTTTTCGAGCAAGTAGTCAGGAAAATCTTGATCACTGTTCACTGGCTTCATTTCATTAAGAAGAATCCGAATGCATCTGAGAAATCCGTGTGGAAACACTTGTTGAAGACCTTCAG CACATATGAGGATCCACCATCTGAGAATGATCTATTGGATCACAAGGGATTAATTATGGAAGCAGCAAGAAGGGATAAAGATTTAAAAGCATTCAGG TCTTTCTGTACCTTTATTGGGAAAAGTGAGGGTGGTGAAACTTTTTATGAG GGTGTTCAAACAATTATTGATGATGATGGCAGTGAAAAGGATTTTTTTGATACAGCTTGTGCAATTTGTGACAATGGTGGTGACATTTTGTG TTGTAACGGGAGGTGCCTGAGATCATTTCACCCAACTGTTGCTGACGGGGAGGAATCTCAATGTGCATCCCTTGGCTATAGAAATAAGGCTGAATATGAA GCAATTCAAATTTTTATGTGTGAAAATTGTATTTATCAGCAGCATCAATGCTTTGCTTGTGGCAGATTGGGCTTTTCTGATAGATCTTCGAGTCAAGAG GTCTTCCCTTGTGCTTCTGCTACTTGTGGCCATTTCTATCACCCACAGTGTGTTGCAAGACTGCTTCATACTGGCAATGAAACTCAAGCAGAAGAACTTAGAGCCAAAATCAGTACAGGGGAGTCTTTTGTTTGTCCTGCTCATAAATGTTTTATTTGTAAGGAATGTGAAGATGCTGATGTTGATGCATTGCAGTTTGCAATATGTAGACGTTGTCCTAAAGCATATCACAGGAAATGTTTgcctag GGGCATAGTTCATGCACATGAAAATAATTTGGCCAGGGCTTGGGAGGGTCTTTTGCCAAATCGAAGGATCCTGATATACTGCAT GGAGCATAAGATTGATAGGCAACTAAAGACTCCTGCTAGAGACCATATAATATTTCCTAAAGTGGAAAGGAGGCACACATTACAGTTGATGCCAAGACAAAGAAAGCTTGTGATATCAAAGAGAACTGAGGTTTCTGATGGTTTTGCTGTAGATAGAACTGCTGTAAAGAAGCCAAAGCTGATCAAAAAGCTCCACGATTGTGTTGAAATTGGCAATTCTTCCGAAACAGAGAAAAGATACCCCGCACATGATTTTGAACCTTtgaaaaaatcaaatataattcaTCCAGATAAACAAGCGTTGAAGAAGAATATTTGTTCTGTCTCTGCCAGGTCATCTACAGTAGACACAAGAAACCTGCTTTCTGGCAATAACTCATTGGTTAACTCAGGATTTTATCCATCGAAGTTTAAACAGCAGAATATTGTTAGCAGTAAAATGAAGAATTCTATCCCAGATAAGCCAGCCATGAAAAAAATAAGTAGTTCATTGCCTTCAGTTGGTGCTGAAACCAAAAAACG AATTCTGATGCTAATGGAAGATGTTTCTTCCTCATTTGATGCTGAAGAATTTAAGAAAAGGAATGTCCCAAATACACTTCTATACTGTTCCAGAAATGCACTGGAAAAGTCATTTACACTAGGATTGGTGGAGGCTTCTGTAAAG GCTGTGCGAACTGCATTACAGAATCTGGAAAAAGGATGTAGTATTGAGGATGCAAAAACTGTTTGTCAACCTGAGATTCTCAAACAGATTTTCAGATGGCAG AAAAAGCTTGGAATCTACCTCACACCTTTTCTCCATGGAGCACGCTATACATCTTTTGGTCGCCATTTTACACAAGTAGGGAAGCTTAAGGAG ATTGTTGATCGGCTCCAGTGGTATGTTCAAGATGGTGATATG ATAGTCGATTTCTGCTGCGGTTCTAATGAATTCAGTTGTCTGCTGAAAGAAAAACTTGAACAAACTGGAAAATCATGCTTATTCAGAAACTATGATATTATTCAAGCTAAG AACGATTTTTGTTTTGAGAAGAAAGATTGGTTGAAGGTTGGTTTAGGCGAATTACCTGATGGTGCACGACTG ATAATGGGGTTGAATCCGCCCTTTGGTGTGAAAGCATCTCTTTCTAATATTTTCATCAAGAAGGCTCTTGAGTTTAAGCCAAAGCTCATTGTTCTTATCACTCCAAAGGAAACTGAAAG ACTAGACAAAAACGGTGCATATGATTTAATTTGGGAGGATGATGCATTACTTTCAGGCAAG TTGATGTGA